One Longimicrobiales bacterium genomic window, GGGACCCGTTCTCCAGCCAGGCGCGGGCGCAGCGGGTTCGCAGCATCCTGCGATACGCCCACACCGGTGAAGTGCTGGGGCTGGCGGGTCAGACCGTGGCGGGAATCGTGTCGGCGGCCGCGGTCGTCCTCGTATGGACAGGCGTCGCCCTCGCGCTGCGGCGGTTCGGTGCGTGGCGCCGCCGGCGGCGTCGTGGCGGGCGGGCGGCGCCGGCGGTACGTTAGCGTCGAATACAGCTTCCTCCACGGGTCAACATGCCGATCACGTATTCGAGCTACCTGCGTCTGCCGGAGCTGCTGGCGCTGCAGACGCCCGCGTCGGAGCCGCCCGAGCACGATGAGACGCTGTTCATCGTGGTGCACCAGGTCTACGAGCTGTGGTTCAAGCAGATCCTGCACGAGCTCGACCGGATGCAGGTGCTGCTCGATGCCGATGACGATTCACGGGTACGGCACACGTTCAAGCGCGTGCTGACGATCCTCAAGGTGCTCGTCGCCCAGCTCGACATCCTCGAGACGATGACGCCGCTCGAGTTCCTGACGTTCCGCGACCGCCTCGAGTCCGGCAGCGGGTTCCAGTCGTTTCAGTTCCGCGCGATCGAATTCGCCCTCGGCCTGAAGCGGCACAGTGCCGTATCACACTATCCGGAGGGCTCGCCGGCCCGGCTGTGGCTCGAGCAGCGCTTCGCGCGCGTCACGATCTGGGATTCCTTTCTGCACTACCTGGCGCGGCGCGGTCACCCGGTGCCGGTTGCGCACCTGGAACGGGACGTGTCTGCCGCGGTACAGGAAGATGCCGCTCTTCAGGCCGTGCTCCTCGACATCTATCGTAACGACGCGGACGCGCGTGAGATGTGCGAGCGCTTCGTCGATCTGGACGAGGGAATCCAGGAATGGCGCTACCGTCATGTGAAGATGGTCGAGCGCACGATTGGCATGAAGCGGGGTACGGGTGGGAGCGCTGGCTCGGAGTATCTCAGGACCACATTGCGTCCCGCGTTCCCCGACCTGTGGCAGATCCGAACGGAGCTCTGAGCGAACGGGGTGGATGTGACCTGCGGCCTCCTTCGCTCGTCTGAAGTTCACCGATCCTGCATATCCCGAGAGTCCGACCATGGATGACCGACTTCACGCCTCGCTCGACGGCGATCTGACGCCCGAGGACCTCACGCCCGCAGAACGCGCCGCCAAGGCTGCGTTCGACGCCCGCGTGAGCCGGTTGCGCACGGATCTCGACCGTCATGCACCCGCTGACATCGACCAGACGGTGATGCGGCGCATCCGTGATCTCGGTCTCGAGCCCCTGCCGGCTCCCGCGGAGCCGCTCCTCCGCCGGATCGCGCATTCCGCATGGACCGCACACGAGTACCGGCTGTCCGTCCGCCCCGTCTACGGTCTCGCGGCCGCCGCCGTTCTCGCGTTCGTGATGTTCTACGGCGGAGCCCTGCTGGGCGGCTCCATCCTGCCGGGTACAGCGGCAGACCCGGCTCCGGGGCCGGCCGCGGTGGCGCCCGCCAACGTCCCCGCGGCACCGATCTACGTACAGTTCCGGCTCGAGGCAGGTGCCGCCAGTGATGTGACGCTCGCAGGCTCGTTCTCGGACTGGCAGCCCACGCACACCATGCAGCAGTCGGCGGACGGCGTATGGACGATCCTCGTACCGCTGGCGCCAGGTGTCCACGATTACGGCTTCATCGTCGATGGTGACCGCTGGGTACCCGACCCCTACGCGCCGCAGGTCGATGACGGCTTCGGCGGCGTGAACAGCCGGCTGACCGTACTCACTCCTGCAGACCGTCTGTGAGCTTCCGGAGCGGGACATTGTCCCTGCTCCCGATCCTGCTGCTGTGCGCTGTGCCTGCCTCCGCCCAGCAGTGGACGGCGGACGCGTACGTGGGCGGCACTCGTTATGACGCGCTCGCGGCGGTCGCGGCCGCCGCCAATCTCATCGGCAATGTACGGCTCGAATCCCCCCTCCTCTTCGCCTATCTCTCGGCGGCGGCGCCTCTGGATGGCGATTCGCCCGCGTGGAGTGCGCTGGGAGTGGGCACCCGTCTGCGCCGCGGCCCCGATCGCGCACGCGTCGGAGTCGACCTGGGCTTTGACGCCTACGCCTTCCGTAACCCGACCATTACCGGCCAGGGTCTGACGACGCACGTGCTGCCGCTGGTCGGCATGACCCGTGGCGATTTCGACCTGCAGGTGCAGGGCGGCAGGCGCGACCATCTTGTCGGCGGTGAGGCTGGCACATCGAGCCGGCACATGTACGAAGCAGGTGCGCGTGCCATCGTCGGCCGCGACGCCGGATACGGCGTCGCCGATGTGCGCCTGCTGGTCTCGGGGGGACAGACGTACCCGCTGGCGCAACTGCAGATCGGTACGGCGTTCGCCGCCGCTCGCGTGTGGGGCTCCGCCGGTCGCTGGTTCGGAGACGACCTCCAGGAAACGGTCTGGAGTGCCGGCGGCAGCTACGCGGTCGGCACGCGCGGCGAGATGTGGGCGGGAGTTCGCCACGATATCGACCCGCTCTATCCGAGTCCGCCACGCACCTCGTGGAACGTCGGTTATTCGATGAAGCTGGGGCGCGTGGAGCGGGTCATGCCTGCGCCCGAGCTGCGCGACGGTCGGATCATCGTACGCCTGGCGCGCCGTCATGCAGCCGCACCTCCGTCCATTGCGGGCGAGTTCAGCGACTGGCAGCCGCTGCCGATGCACGCATCGGGCTCCGACTGGGTGATCGAAATCCCCGCAGGGCCGGGCGTGTACCGGTTCGCGTTCGTGTCCTCCACCGGAGAATGGTTCGTTCCGGAGGGTTATCCCGGCCGCATGGATGATGACATGGGCGGACACGTGGCCGTCGTGGTGGTACCGTGAAGGAGCCGGCATTCGACCCGGGCATGGCCGCAACGATGAGCGATGCCGAGCTGGTCGCGCGCGTCCTCGCCGGAGACCACGACAGCTACAAGTATCTCGTCCAGCGCCATCAGGACGTCATGTTCCGCGTCGCGTATTCGCTCGTGCTCGACGACGACGTCGCAGCGGACATTGTCCAGGACGCTTTCGTGCGCGCCTACGTCAGCCTCGCCCGCTGCCGCGACCGCAGCCGCTTCCGTGTCTGGCTCCTCGCCACGCTGCGTAACCGCGCCCTCGACTATCTCAAGGAAAAGCGGCGCGGCGACCAGTCCCTGGAGGCGGAAGGCGTCGCGCGCCGTGCCGAGGCCCTTGGCGCGCATACCGACGCCGAGGACGAGCGCCACGCGCTGCGGACTGCTCTCGAAGACGCCCTGGCCCGACTCTCCGATCCGCTCCGTGAAGCCTTTGTGCTGCGGCACGTCGAGCAGCTCTCCGTGGAGGAGACAGCCTCCGTGCTCGGTACCGGCGTCAGCGCCGTCAAAATGAGGGTGCACCGCGCTCGCGAGCAGCTGAAGGAATGGCTGGCCAGTGACTGGGGCGAAGACGAGGACGATGTGACCCCGGACACGCTCCATTCGTCCTTTGAATGACAGCACTGCGTAGCTCTGCGCGCGGTGCCGATCGAAAGCCGAGGAACCCATGAAAGCCATAACCCGATTGCTGACTGCGATCCTTCTGCTGCTGCCGCCGGCCGCCGCATTCGCGCAGACGCCCGAAGCGGACGTCCAGCGCACGCTCGACCGCGCGCGCCAGAGCGGTATTCCGGTCGCGCTGCTCGAGAGCAAAATCGCCGAAGGCCGCGCCAAGGGCGTTCCCATGGCACGCATCGCCGCAGCTGTCGAGCGTCGCCTGATCGTGCTGGAGCGCGTCCGCACGAACATCGATCCGCTGCGTCAGCTTTCTACCGAAGAGCTCGGCGTCGCCGGCGATGCGATCGTCGCAGGGGTCAGTGAAGCCCATGTGAAGACCATCAGCGGCAGCGCGCCCCGCGAACGCCGGGCAGTCGCCATCGCCGCACTGTCCCAGCTGGTACGTCTCGGTCACCCCTCCGAGGAGGCGCTCCGACGTGTTACGCAGGCGCTCCAGAACGGACCCGAGGCACTCATGAACCTGCCCGCCCAGGCCGCCGCCGCACGGCGCGGCCCTCCCGGCGGGCCGCCCGGTCTCGATGGCGCCGCCCAGGGCCGCGGCGGGCCTCCACCCGGTGTGCCAGGCCGCGGCAAAAAGCCCGTGAAGCCCGGCAACTGAAATCCGGGCGGGGCTGGCGAACGACCCATTAACCACAGAGCACTCAGAGCACTCAGAGGGCCGCACGGCGAACATGAGATTCGCCGCACGGCCCGCTTCCTTTTCTGTTGTTAACAGTAAAGAG contains:
- a CDS encoding glycogen-binding domain-containing protein, with the translated sequence MDDRLHASLDGDLTPEDLTPAERAAKAAFDARVSRLRTDLDRHAPADIDQTVMRRIRDLGLEPLPAPAEPLLRRIAHSAWTAHEYRLSVRPVYGLAAAAVLAFVMFYGGALLGGSILPGTAADPAPGPAAVAPANVPAAPIYVQFRLEAGAASDVTLAGSFSDWQPTHTMQQSADGVWTILVPLAPGVHDYGFIVDGDRWVPDPYAPQVDDGFGGVNSRLTVLTPADRL
- a CDS encoding glycogen-binding domain-containing protein translates to MSLLPILLLCAVPASAQQWTADAYVGGTRYDALAAVAAAANLIGNVRLESPLLFAYLSAAAPLDGDSPAWSALGVGTRLRRGPDRARVGVDLGFDAYAFRNPTITGQGLTTHVLPLVGMTRGDFDLQVQGGRRDHLVGGEAGTSSRHMYEAGARAIVGRDAGYGVADVRLLVSGGQTYPLAQLQIGTAFAAARVWGSAGRWFGDDLQETVWSAGGSYAVGTRGEMWAGVRHDIDPLYPSPPRTSWNVGYSMKLGRVERVMPAPELRDGRIIVRLARRHAAAPPSIAGEFSDWQPLPMHASGSDWVIEIPAGPGVYRFAFVSSTGEWFVPEGYPGRMDDDMGGHVAVVVVP
- a CDS encoding sigma-70 family RNA polymerase sigma factor; amino-acid sequence: MSDAELVARVLAGDHDSYKYLVQRHQDVMFRVAYSLVLDDDVAADIVQDAFVRAYVSLARCRDRSRFRVWLLATLRNRALDYLKEKRRGDQSLEAEGVARRAEALGAHTDAEDERHALRTALEDALARLSDPLREAFVLRHVEQLSVEETASVLGTGVSAVKMRVHRAREQLKEWLASDWGEDEDDVTPDTLHSSFE
- a CDS encoding tryptophan 2,3-dioxygenase family protein, which gives rise to MPITYSSYLRLPELLALQTPASEPPEHDETLFIVVHQVYELWFKQILHELDRMQVLLDADDDSRVRHTFKRVLTILKVLVAQLDILETMTPLEFLTFRDRLESGSGFQSFQFRAIEFALGLKRHSAVSHYPEGSPARLWLEQRFARVTIWDSFLHYLARRGHPVPVAHLERDVSAAVQEDAALQAVLLDIYRNDADAREMCERFVDLDEGIQEWRYRHVKMVERTIGMKRGTGGSAGSEYLRTTLRPAFPDLWQIRTEL